A region from the Spirochaetota bacterium genome encodes:
- a CDS encoding DeoD-type purine-nucleoside phosphorylase, whose amino-acid sequence MPIHIEAKESDLAKVVLLPGDPLRAKYIAENYLQNFRMYNENRLLYGYTGLYKDTEVSIQATGMGTPSLSIIVEELHMLGVKYFIRIGTCGSLLGNLKLGDLILVSGAHSSHDINSFFFNGACFSGIPDFFLTSLIYEKSKSLNYNIFVGPILTSETFYEESFDLYKKFSKYGTLAVEMESYALFTICAKHGTKSATILTVSDLVYKGIRAEKDIIKKGVDSMIKIILETINSNNIGKD is encoded by the coding sequence ATGCCAATACATATAGAAGCTAAAGAATCCGATTTAGCTAAAGTTGTTTTACTACCAGGAGATCCACTAAGAGCTAAATATATAGCAGAAAATTATCTACAAAATTTTAGAATGTATAATGAAAATCGATTATTATATGGATATACTGGATTATATAAAGATACAGAAGTATCCATACAAGCAACTGGAATGGGAACTCCTTCACTATCAATAATAGTAGAAGAATTACATATGTTAGGAGTGAAATATTTTATAAGAATTGGGACTTGTGGTTCATTATTAGGAAATTTAAAACTTGGAGACTTAATATTAGTATCTGGTGCTCATTCAAGTCATGATATAAATAGTTTCTTTTTTAATGGTGCTTGCTTTTCAGGGATTCCAGATTTTTTTTTAACATCTTTAATATATGAAAAATCCAAAAGTTTAAACTATAATATATTTGTTGGCCCTATTTTAACAAGTGAAACTTTTTATGAGGAATCTTTTGATCTTTATAAAAAATTTTCAAAATATGGGACCTTGGCTGTAGAAATGGAATCTTATGCTTTATTTACAATATGCGCTAAACATGGAACTAAAAGTGCAACTATTTTAACTGTTTCAGATCTTGTATATAAAGGTATTAGAGCTGAAAAAGATATTATAAAAAAAGGTGTTGATTCAATGATCAAAATTATTTTAGAAACAATAAATAGTAATAATATTGGTAAAGATTAA
- a CDS encoding transcriptional regulator yields the protein MDELNKIIHSKTRLSILTYLYRNKEATFNELKEKLDITDGNLSINLSKLEEAKYIIINKTFLGKVPLTKCKITNEGEKAFIEYINSIEKIINEIKKINNN from the coding sequence ATGGATGAATTAAATAAGATTATTCATTCAAAAACAAGACTTTCAATATTAACTTATTTATATAGAAATAAAGAAGCTACATTTAATGAATTGAAAGAAAAATTAGATATAACTGATGGGAATCTTTCTATTAATTTATCTAAACTTGAAGAAGCTAAATATATAATAATAAATAAAACTTTTTTAGGAAAAGTTCCTTTAACTAAATGTAAGATAACAAATGAAGGTGAAAAAGCATTTATAGAATATATAAATTCTATTGAGAAAATTATTAATGAAATAAAGAAAATTAATAATAATTAA
- the csrA gene encoding carbon storage regulator CsrA, with product MLVLSRKENQSIMIGDNIEIIVVDIKPDQVKIGIIAPEDIKIYRKEIYLEIQLANKEALEKKFNANQIRNLLKKNKKGDSN from the coding sequence ATGTTAGTTCTTTCAAGAAAAGAAAATCAATCAATAATGATTGGAGATAATATAGAAATAATAGTTGTTGACATAAAACCAGACCAAGTTAAGATAGGTATAATTGCACCAGAAGATATCAAAATATATAGAAAAGAAATTTACCTTGAAATCCAACTTGCAAATAAAGAAGCTCTTGAAAAAAAATTCAATGCTAACCAAATAAGAAATCTTCTAAAAAAAAATAAAAAGGGGGATTCAAATTAA
- the fliW gene encoding flagellar assembly protein FliW, translating to MSSGKTEIIKNVNFGKIEVNESQKLYFPMGLFGFENHKEYYLVDVNISPFLLLQEKNDENIGFIVCEPFLFFPDYEFDLDESTLKIIEANSNDDILVLTIITLSDKMEEITTNLLGPLVINRKKHIGIQYIINSDKYTTKHKLFKNNIK from the coding sequence GTGTCAAGTGGAAAAACTGAAATTATTAAAAATGTAAATTTTGGAAAAATAGAAGTTAATGAATCTCAAAAGCTTTATTTTCCTATGGGTTTATTTGGTTTTGAGAATCATAAAGAATATTATCTTGTAGATGTAAACATATCCCCCTTTCTTTTATTACAGGAAAAAAATGATGAAAACATTGGATTTATTGTTTGTGAACCTTTTCTTTTCTTCCCTGATTATGAATTTGATCTTGATGAAAGCACATTAAAAATAATTGAAGCAAATTCAAATGATGATATATTGGTTTTGACAATAATTACTCTTTCAGATAAAATGGAAGAGATTACAACCAATCTTTTAGGTCCACTTGTTATAAATAGAAAAAAACATATAGGAATTCAATATATTATCAATTCTGATAAATATACTACAAAACATAAATTATTTAAAAATAATATTAAATAA
- the flgL gene encoding flagellar hook-associated protein FlgL, producing the protein MYTRVSNSLQSAYFRSTLTNTENNLFNLQKQTTSGKLVSFASDNPDITRNVLKYQKTFSHMDQYLKNIRDIKGIFDYTDGVIRNINEVLQRIREIAVQAANGVYSAEDRQKMALEVDELLKQIYSLSNEKFNDKYLFSGFKTLREPFVANIDGEKIKDIYYAGDDGIMKIDIGPSDVLEYNITGNKLFYSENSTIIPKGDFFNFVADSDYKIKINNTEIKIFKGDTIEDIISRINKANAGVVANIDLDTGELYIKTVYPHKPFLEDIEGNLLEKMNIIDPLNKPPFNISNSAKKYGGSLFDQLIQFRDSLARNDSEAISTRTLQFIDMSIENLTRYLAINGAKNERIQLTEKFLEFQKVDLTESLSEIESTDITEAISKLKSFETVYQASLQIATMFDKLGLMYFLR; encoded by the coding sequence ATGTATACAAGAGTTTCTAACAGCCTTCAATCTGCTTATTTTAGAAGCACATTAACAAACACCGAAAATAATCTTTTTAATTTACAAAAACAGACAACATCGGGGAAATTAGTAAGTTTTGCTTCAGATAATCCTGATATAACAAGAAATGTGCTTAAATATCAAAAAACTTTTTCCCATATGGATCAATATTTAAAAAATATCAGAGATATTAAAGGAATTTTTGACTATACTGATGGAGTTATAAGAAATATTAATGAAGTTTTACAAAGAATAAGAGAAATAGCTGTTCAAGCTGCAAACGGTGTTTATTCGGCAGAAGATAGACAAAAAATGGCTTTAGAAGTCGATGAACTTTTAAAACAGATCTATAGTCTTTCAAATGAAAAATTTAACGATAAATATTTATTTTCAGGATTTAAAACATTAAGAGAACCCTTTGTTGCTAATATCGATGGAGAAAAAATTAAAGATATATACTATGCTGGAGATGATGGTATAATGAAAATAGATATTGGTCCATCAGATGTTCTTGAATATAATATAACTGGGAATAAACTTTTCTATTCAGAAAACTCAACTATAATACCAAAAGGTGATTTTTTTAATTTTGTTGCCGATTCAGATTATAAAATAAAAATAAATAATACTGAAATTAAAATATTTAAAGGTGATACAATAGAAGATATAATTTCAAGAATAAATAAAGCTAATGCTGGTGTAGTAGCTAATATTGACTTAGATACTGGGGAACTTTATATTAAAACAGTTTATCCACACAAACCTTTTCTTGAAGACATCGAAGGAAATCTTTTAGAAAAGATGAATATCATAGACCCATTAAATAAACCGCCTTTCAATATTTCAAACTCTGCTAAAAAATATGGTGGTTCTCTATTTGATCAATTAATACAGTTTAGAGATAGCCTTGCAAGAAATGATTCAGAAGCTATCTCTACAAGGACTTTACAATTTATTGATATGTCAATTGAGAATCTTACAAGATATTTAGCTATTAATGGTGCCAAAAATGAAAGAATTCAGTTAACTGAAAAATTTCTTGAATTTCAAAAAGTAGACTTAACAGAATCACTATCAGAAATTGAAAGTACAGACATTACAGAGGCTATATCAAAATTAAAATCTTTTGAAACAGTTTACCAAGCTTCATTGCAGATAGCTACAATGTTTGATAAATTGGGATTAATGTATTTTTTAAGATAA
- the flgK gene encoding flagellar hook-associated protein FlgK, with product MFSTFMGIEIGKRSMQTAQSSLYITQNNIANANNPDYSRQVVTISTFEPLYLPQISMPTVAGQVGQGSFLQAIERVKDFFLENKIMNENSFLSNFSTIVSYIQRLDSIYNEPYGKSLYEAINQFFNAFNELSKDPESVSKRALLVEKAQYMIDLFHDKFDKIKSIQEDLNKDLDLTIDKANQLIKQIALLNDKIKKIEATGQRANDLKDQRDKLIIELSNIIPISTKDSEDFYVYLDGKIIIQGKEYNELEKIYDNNNKGFVYAGLFGERLFINNAKIAALITMRDNIVEEQLTKINQLALSILEGVNNIHQQGKTLSGKNGVSFFKELPLSLYVNGEYDSNSDGFSDRNVIYKLIGTKKLNLTDKLMISGTLNINGKQINYYENDTVEDLIKRVNLANIGVNIQLNSFGYLEIKGNASSNGIFSIEHLEDSGLFLSSFSGILKQNAIFDKNNLNAYENFFDGQIYLISPEKNIASWIELSKDIKSDLNNIAAASIDKDLKEGDGSIALKISLLNKENFFVQNSYSIADFYQNMINDYASFGFIAKQNMDNHKLLLSNFENLKLSYSGVNMDEEFSNMMKFQKMYQATAKFITTLNDIYETLIGIVR from the coding sequence ATGTTTTCCACATTTATGGGTATCGAAATAGGTAAAAGATCGATGCAAACAGCTCAATCATCTCTATACATAACACAAAATAATATTGCAAATGCAAATAATCCTGACTATTCAAGACAAGTTGTAACTATTTCAACTTTTGAACCATTATATCTACCTCAAATTTCTATGCCGACAGTAGCAGGACAAGTAGGACAAGGAAGTTTTTTACAAGCAATTGAAAGAGTAAAAGACTTTTTTCTAGAAAATAAAATAATGAATGAAAATTCATTTCTTTCTAACTTTTCAACAATTGTTTCATATATACAAAGACTTGATTCAATTTACAATGAACCATATGGGAAATCTTTATATGAAGCAATAAATCAATTTTTCAATGCTTTTAATGAATTATCAAAAGATCCTGAAAGTGTTTCAAAAAGAGCTCTACTAGTTGAAAAAGCTCAATATATGATTGATCTATTTCATGACAAATTTGATAAAATTAAATCTATTCAGGAAGATTTAAATAAAGATCTTGATTTAACAATTGATAAAGCAAATCAACTAATAAAGCAGATTGCACTATTAAATGATAAAATAAAAAAAATCGAAGCAACAGGACAGAGAGCAAATGACCTTAAAGACCAAAGGGATAAACTTATTATTGAGCTTTCAAATATAATTCCAATATCAACCAAAGATTCAGAAGATTTTTATGTTTATCTCGATGGTAAAATTATAATACAAGGAAAAGAATATAATGAACTTGAAAAAATTTATGACAATAATAATAAAGGTTTTGTTTATGCAGGTTTATTCGGTGAAAGATTGTTTATAAATAATGCAAAAATTGCAGCTTTAATCACAATGAGGGACAATATTGTTGAAGAACAACTTACAAAAATAAACCAATTAGCACTTTCTATTTTAGAAGGAGTAAACAATATTCATCAACAAGGAAAAACTCTCTCAGGCAAAAATGGAGTTTCATTTTTTAAAGAACTTCCTCTTTCTCTTTATGTAAATGGTGAATATGATTCAAATTCTGATGGCTTTTCCGATAGAAATGTTATCTATAAACTTATAGGAACAAAAAAACTTAATTTGACTGATAAATTAATGATCTCTGGGACTTTGAATATAAATGGTAAACAAATAAATTATTATGAAAATGATACTGTTGAGGATTTAATTAAAAGAGTAAATCTTGCAAACATTGGGGTTAATATACAATTAAACTCTTTTGGGTATCTTGAAATAAAGGGAAATGCTTCTTCAAATGGAATATTTTCTATAGAACACCTTGAAGATTCTGGTTTATTTCTTTCATCATTTTCAGGTATTTTAAAACAAAATGCAATTTTTGACAAAAATAATTTAAATGCATATGAGAATTTTTTTGATGGACAAATCTATCTTATTTCTCCAGAAAAAAATATTGCTAGTTGGATTGAATTATCGAAAGATATTAAAAGTGATTTAAACAACATTGCAGCTGCTTCAATTGACAAAGATTTAAAAGAAGGAGATGGGTCTATTGCTTTAAAAATAAGTCTTTTAAATAAAGAAAATTTCTTTGTTCAAAACTCATATTCAATAGCTGACTTTTATCAAAACATGATTAATGATTATGCTTCTTTTGGATTTATTGCAAAACAAAATATGGATAATCATAAATTATTATTAAGTAATTTTGAAAACTTAAAATTATCTTATTCTGGTGTAAATATGGATGAAGAGTTTTCTAATATGATGAAATTTCAGAAGATGTATCAAGCAACAGCAAAATTTATAACTACTTTAAATGACATTTACGAAACATTAATTGGAATCGTTAGATAA
- a CDS encoding flagellar protein FlgN, producing the protein MKRSIDDLINIITKQYDVYTEIFFNEIDKGFLLFINDISTFNTLNENSKKLINTIINLEKEKGEVFNELIHSLNIKNNYNNDIYLLIKNHFPEKLDQFEILRTKFSIVLKNSKIINNKIMILLNSGISFINSIYKTLNESFNTTTIYNNKGNIDKKEFVRFYKNI; encoded by the coding sequence ATGAAAAGAAGCATAGATGATTTAATAAATATAATAACTAAGCAATATGATGTGTATACAGAAATATTTTTCAATGAAATTGATAAAGGCTTCTTACTTTTTATAAATGATATTTCAACATTTAATACTTTAAATGAAAATTCAAAAAAACTTATAAATACTATTATAAATCTAGAAAAAGAAAAGGGAGAAGTCTTTAATGAGTTAATTCATAGTCTTAATATAAAAAATAATTATAATAATGATATTTATCTTTTGATTAAAAATCATTTCCCAGAAAAACTTGATCAATTTGAAATTTTAAGAACAAAATTTAGTATTGTTTTAAAAAATTCAAAAATAATAAACAACAAAATAATGATTCTATTAAATAGTGGCATCTCATTTATAAACTCTATTTATAAAACATTAAATGAATCATTTAATACAACAACTATTTATAACAATAAAGGAAATATTGATAAAAAAGAATTTGTCAGGTTTTATAAAAATATATAA
- a CDS encoding DegT/DnrJ/EryC1/StrS family aminotransferase: MNSDLVHLKKPSLKRDDFLSVLDALIEKKIYPGELYNKIVSYINEKFGLKYFSLLPSRWVAIKLFLQYENIKRNYKKIFISNNSNPFYYQIFKEEGIEIIPLDLNEYSLIPNIETLLNENKDKSLLILSYPYGYPVDFSPFESLGINILADLSGSFGVKYKNKLLGKNFDYVLYSFNDEDIITCGDGCLFLINEEKKFIEYFKLINEFNLKLSDYNCALLLSQMEKIDKIIKSRMKLFEFYKSKIKNSEKIEVQFDNLYDEENYPNYNQFIIHYKTGYENINFLAKNFNIEIEPLIKKPISFVLNNSKNCPNSLKFSSEYFKIPFYPLIDEKALERVSLFLNKISE, from the coding sequence TTGAATTCTGATCTGGTACATCTTAAAAAACCTTCCTTAAAGAGAGATGATTTTTTATCAGTATTAGATGCATTAATTGAAAAGAAGATTTATCCTGGTGAATTATATAATAAGATAGTTTCTTATATTAATGAAAAATTTGGATTAAAATATTTTTCTCTTTTGCCTTCTAGATGGGTTGCTATAAAACTATTTTTACAATATGAAAATATAAAAAGAAATTATAAAAAGATATTTATTTCTAATAACTCTAATCCTTTTTATTACCAAATATTTAAAGAAGAAGGAATTGAAATAATTCCTTTAGATCTTAATGAGTATTCATTAATCCCTAATATTGAAACTTTACTTAATGAAAATAAAGATAAATCATTATTAATATTAAGTTATCCTTATGGTTATCCTGTGGATTTTTCTCCCTTTGAATCTTTAGGTATAAATATTTTAGCTGATTTATCTGGTTCATTTGGTGTTAAATATAAGAATAAGTTGTTAGGAAAAAATTTTGATTATGTTTTATATTCCTTTAATGATGAAGATATTATTACTTGTGGAGATGGTTGTCTTTTTTTAATTAATGAAGAAAAAAAATTTATTGAATATTTTAAATTAATTAATGAATTTAATTTAAAATTATCAGATTATAATTGTGCTTTATTACTTTCCCAAATGGAGAAAATAGATAAGATTATAAAATCAAGAATGAAATTATTTGAATTTTATAAAAGCAAGATTAAGAATAGTGAAAAAATAGAAGTTCAATTTGATAATTTATATGACGAAGAGAATTATCCAAACTATAACCAATTTATAATACATTATAAAACTGGTTATGAAAACATTAACTTTTTGGCAAAAAATTTTAATATTGAAATTGAGCCTTTAATTAAAAAACCTATATCTTTTGTTTTGAATAATTCAAAGAATTGTCCAAATTCTTTAAAATTTTCATCTGAATATTTTAAAATTCCATTTTATCCTTTAATTGATGAAAAAGCTCTTGAAAGAGTTTCATTATTTTTGAATAAAATTAGTGAATAA
- a CDS encoding STAS domain-containing protein encodes MAYVIERRNDIIYIAIEDRVSISESEMLEREIKDKISENEKYFIINLSKATYLSSGFIRLLYSTYKYLNERKGVLILSSLSEDINRLFSIMELNSVFIIKNSDEECLNYLNEILNK; translated from the coding sequence ATGGCTTATGTTATAGAAAGAAGAAATGATATAATTTATATAGCAATAGAAGATAGGGTTTCTATTTCCGAGTCTGAAATGCTAGAGAGAGAAATAAAAGATAAAATTAGTGAAAATGAAAAATATTTTATTATAAATCTTTCGAAAGCTACTTATTTATCTTCAGGTTTTATAAGACTCCTATATTCTACTTATAAATATTTAAATGAAAGGAAAGGTGTACTAATCCTTTCAAGTTTATCTGAAGATATAAATAGGTTATTTTCAATTATGGAACTTAATAGTGTTTTCATTATTAAAAATAGTGATGAAGAATGTTTAAATTACTTAAATGAAATTTTGAATAAATAA
- a CDS encoding NAD(+)/NADH kinase, producing the protein MGTDKFFTIFYFNNQVAKMELEILLKDLLNKNKKAALVKVNRSNDGFFIEEIKVNGLNRIITNDFENNIDKILKNTDFVFSIGGDGTLLFVSSIIYKYSLPLAGIYMGTLGFLTWFDKEDIPQLVNNLVKGNYKVEERIMLDVSRVYTDPGDEEEIINEFVCMNEVSLSKYHLATPLDVYIYVDNEFLSKFKGDGIIVSTPNGSTGYSLSAGGPIICPGLSSIIITPIAPHSFTMKPIIIRDYHEIQIYFKRVDKAYLTCDGQRGTIVYSGDKIKVSKSKYTINLIKKEGLSFFKIITSKLNWGGI; encoded by the coding sequence ATGGGCACAGATAAGTTTTTTACTATTTTTTATTTTAATAATCAAGTAGCAAAGATGGAACTTGAAATTTTACTAAAAGATCTTCTTAATAAGAATAAAAAAGCTGCATTAGTAAAGGTTAATAGAAGCAATGATGGTTTTTTCATTGAAGAAATAAAAGTAAACGGTTTGAATAGAATTATTACGAATGATTTTGAAAATAATATTGATAAAATTCTAAAAAATACAGACTTCGTTTTTTCAATAGGTGGGGATGGTACTTTATTATTTGTTTCTTCTATTATATATAAATACTCTTTACCTCTTGCTGGAATATATATGGGGACTCTTGGATTTCTTACTTGGTTTGATAAAGAAGATATTCCTCAACTTGTGAATAATTTAGTCAAAGGGAACTATAAAGTGGAAGAAAGAATCATGCTTGATGTTTCAAGAGTTTATACTGATCCTGGAGACGAAGAAGAAATCATTAATGAATTTGTTTGTATGAATGAAGTTTCTCTATCAAAATATCATCTTGCAACACCGCTTGATGTATATATATATGTAGATAATGAATTTCTTTCTAAATTTAAAGGAGATGGAATAATAGTTTCTACTCCAAATGGTTCAACAGGCTACTCTTTGTCAGCTGGAGGTCCAATTATATGTCCAGGTTTGAGCTCAATTATAATAACTCCAATAGCTCCACATTCATTTACAATGAAACCTATTATAATTAGAGATTATCATGAAATTCAAATATATTTTAAAAGAGTGGATAAAGCTTATCTTACGTGTGATGGCCAAAGAGGAACTATAGTTTATTCTGGGGATAAAATAAAAGTTTCTAAATCAAAATACACTATTAATTTAATTAAAAAAGAAGGTTTATCGTTTTTTAAGATAATTACTTCAAAATTAAATTGGGGTGGAATATGA
- the recN gene encoding DNA repair protein RecN, with product MIGSLIIKNYALIENLNINFKKGFNVITGETGAGKSIIIDALSLLFGENLDVTFIKDLSRMVYIEAEFFINNLELLNILKENGIEESDEKKYIIKRIYEPQTRKNIYKINDISVTKELLKEVTNNLVDLIGQHEHQNLLNVKNHIFLLDSFAKIENEVSEFKLLFNNYKIKNEKYNNLLNKKEEQKRRRDYLEFAINEIENSKLSLEDENIYQKRKEISNIEKIANILSELHDLISGEDAFLSKFGKIRKNINSYSNLSEELKLINDLYEESYIRLEELSESCIAYLEKIDYSENYVKKLDERIDIIEKLKIKYGKTIEEVLKFKENSIKELEEITNIDEEIEILKKDIDTIKNELINLAKSISAKRRVWAKNLEVSIENYLEKIGMSKTKFSVYIYYQEDQEGLVEIDKKRYKIHENGLDYVEFCISTNIGEQLKPLRKIASGGELSRIMLAIKLSLSNVDKISTFIFDEIDVGIGGETANLIGKQIKELSEKKQIICITHLPQIARFADNHFFVEKKVEDNKTNIYVYELEGESKINEIARMLSGTGSPKEAYEHAKSLIIEAQKNR from the coding sequence ATGATTGGTTCTCTTATAATAAAAAATTATGCTTTAATTGAAAATTTAAATATAAATTTTAAAAAAGGATTCAATGTTATTACTGGTGAAACTGGTGCAGGAAAATCAATTATAATAGATGCTCTTTCTTTATTATTTGGTGAAAATTTAGATGTTACTTTTATAAAGGATCTTAGTAGAATGGTCTACATTGAAGCTGAATTTTTTATTAATAATTTGGAGCTATTAAATATATTAAAAGAAAATGGCATAGAAGAATCGGATGAAAAAAAATATATAATAAAGAGAATTTATGAACCTCAAACAAGAAAAAATATTTATAAAATAAATGATATAAGTGTTACAAAGGAGCTTCTTAAAGAGGTTACAAATAATTTAGTTGATTTAATAGGCCAACATGAACATCAAAATTTACTAAATGTTAAGAACCATATATTCTTACTTGATTCATTTGCAAAAATTGAAAATGAAGTATCAGAATTTAAATTATTATTTAATAATTATAAAATAAAGAATGAAAAGTATAATAATCTTCTAAATAAAAAAGAAGAACAAAAAAGGAGAAGGGATTACCTTGAGTTTGCAATAAATGAAATAGAGAATTCTAAACTTTCTCTTGAAGATGAAAATATTTATCAAAAAAGAAAGGAAATTTCAAATATTGAAAAAATTGCAAATATATTATCTGAACTTCATGATCTTATTTCAGGTGAAGATGCTTTTCTATCTAAGTTTGGTAAAATAAGAAAAAATATAAATAGTTATTCTAACCTTAGTGAAGAATTAAAATTAATAAATGATCTTTATGAAGAGTCTTATATAAGACTTGAAGAGTTAAGTGAGAGTTGTATTGCTTATCTTGAAAAAATTGATTATTCTGAAAATTATGTAAAAAAACTTGATGAAAGAATTGATATCATTGAAAAATTAAAAATTAAATATGGCAAGACGATTGAAGAAGTTTTGAAATTTAAAGAAAATTCTATAAAAGAGTTAGAAGAGATAACAAATATAGATGAGGAAATAGAAATATTGAAAAAAGATATTGATACAATTAAAAATGAGTTAATAAATTTAGCTAAGTCTATATCTGCTAAAAGAAGGGTATGGGCTAAAAATCTTGAAGTTTCTATTGAAAATTATCTTGAAAAAATTGGTATGTCAAAAACTAAATTTTCTGTATATATTTATTATCAAGAAGATCAAGAAGGATTAGTAGAGATTGATAAAAAAAGATATAAAATACATGAAAATGGTCTTGATTATGTTGAGTTTTGTATTTCTACAAATATAGGAGAACAACTTAAACCTTTAAGAAAAATAGCATCTGGAGGCGAACTTTCGAGAATAATGCTTGCTATTAAACTCTCTCTCTCTAATGTAGATAAAATTTCAACTTTCATTTTTGATGAAATAGATGTAGGTATAGGAGGTGAAACAGCAAATTTAATTGGTAAGCAAATTAAGGAGCTTTCTGAAAAGAAACAGATAATATGTATAACTCATTTGCCTCAAATTGCAAGATTCGCCGATAATCACTTTTTTGTAGAAAAAAAAGTTGAAGATAATAAAACAAATATTTATGTATATGAGCTTGAAGGAGAGTCTAAAATCAATGAAATCGCAAGAATGTTGTCAGGAACTGGTTCACCCAAAGAAGCTTATGAACATGCAAAATCTCTTATTATAGAAGCTCAAAAAAATAGATAA
- a CDS encoding ribonuclease H-like domain-containing protein yields MENKNIFEESLKKEDYFIFKKKIFIINKEIKFNFFTIYLENYLIDNNQTLSQIESYKTSLENKKNFDKEKIIFIDLETNGLYGSGNLAFLYGLGFFSNNNFNIYQIIIKEYSSEKKLLDYLTEFLEKFDIIITYNGDRFDLEILKTRAILNRNNKLINVIDNKYKIDLYRLLKIIINKKLYKIYGNFSLSLKNIEKNLLKIERLNDIDASIIPEYFKIFMNTGDISYINKISFHNFIDIYSMKKLLFFIEENFFNEKYFDLFNLVNYFIRKKNFEKSIKILELIYKNKYFDKIKYYYYLIKIYKKKRLYNEIDSLFSSIPYNLIINYFPLLDEFIKYYEWIKKDYYKIISLYNKSIHLLNLNFEPEKIDLIKKKIKRINNKIETNNTKNKEDKKYF; encoded by the coding sequence GTGGAAAATAAAAATATTTTTGAAGAAAGTTTAAAGAAAGAAGATTACTTTATTTTTAAAAAAAAAATATTTATTATTAATAAAGAGATAAAATTCAATTTTTTTACAATTTATCTGGAAAATTATTTAATTGATAATAATCAAACGTTATCGCAAATTGAGAGCTATAAAACATCTTTAGAAAATAAAAAAAATTTTGACAAAGAAAAAATTATTTTTATCGATCTAGAAACTAATGGTCTTTATGGTAGTGGGAATTTAGCTTTTTTATATGGATTAGGATTTTTTTCTAATAATAATTTTAATATTTATCAAATTATTATAAAAGAATACTCTTCGGAAAAAAAATTACTTGATTATTTAACTGAATTTCTTGAGAAATTTGATATAATAATAACATACAATGGTGATAGATTTGATCTTGAAATATTAAAAACTAGAGCAATTCTTAATAGAAACAATAAATTAATTAATGTAATAGATAATAAATATAAAATCGATCTATATAGATTATTAAAAATAATTATAAATAAAAAATTATATAAAATTTATGGAAATTTTTCTTTATCGTTAAAAAATATTGAAAAAAATTTGCTTAAAATAGAGAGATTAAATGATATAGATGCATCAATTATTCCCGAATATTTTAAAATATTTATGAATACAGGTGACATATCTTATATTAATAAGATATCTTTCCATAACTTTATTGATATTTATTCTATGAAAAAATTATTGTTTTTTATTGAAGAAAATTTTTTTAATGAGAAATATTTTGATTTATTTAATTTAGTAAATTATTTTATTAGAAAGAAAAATTTTGAAAAATCAATAAAAATATTAGAATTAATATATAAAAATAAATACTTTGATAAAATAAAATATTATTACTATTTAATCAAAATATATAAGAAAAAAAGACTATACAATGAAATAGATTCTTTATTTAGTTCAATACCATATAATTTAATTATAAATTATTTTCCCCTTCTCGATGAATTTATAAAATATTATGAGTGGATCAAAAAAGATTATTACAAAATTATTTCTTTATATAATAAAAGTATTCATTTACTTAATTTAAATTTTGAACCTGAAAAAATTGACTTAATAAAAAAGAAGATTAAAAGAATAAATAATAAAATAGAAACTAATAATACAAAAAATAAAGAAGATAAAAAATATTTTTAG